TCGCCACCCACGCCCTGCGCCGGGGCCGCACGGGCAGAGCCCTCGCCGCCGTGCGGGACCACGAGTCCGGGGCGTCGGCGGCGGGCGTGCGCGTCCCGGCGCTGAAGCTCGCGGCGTTCGTCACGGGCGCCGCCCTCGCCGCGCTCGGCGGCGGCATGCTCGCGATGGGTGTCCGCGCCTTCGACCCGGCCGCCTACGACCCCGTCCGCAGCCTCCTCTGGTTCGCCGCGATCGTCGTCCTCGGCGCCGACAACTCCCTCGGCGCCCTCGCGGCGGCCGCCCTGCTGGTGGGCCTGGACGCGGGCACCGAGGCCGGCGTGGCCACCGCGGTCATCGGCGTCCTGGCGACCCTGGTCGGCCGCTTCCCGGACGGCCCGTACGAGGCGGTACGGAGGCGCCTCACCCGCCTGCGTCCGGGGCCGGACCCGGGTGAACGACGCGAGCTGACGCGGACGGGGGCGCGCGCTCGGGAACGGGTACGAGCGGGGGCGCGGGCCGGGGTGGGGCGGAGAGGGCCGGTGAGCAGGACGGCCGAGAGAGCCGAGACGGATGCCCGCACAAGCACTGTCAGCGGAGCGGTGGCCGACGCCTCGACCGACACCAGCAGCACCACCGGCACCGGCAGCACCGGCACGGACGTCAGCACCGACGCGAACGTCGACATCAGCACCAGCCGCCCGCCCGAAGGCCGCGCCGGTCCCGCCCAAGCCGCCCGCACCCCCATCGGCCCCGCCCCGCCTCCCTCCCCGCCCCCCTCCCTCCGCGCCCGCGGCCTCCGGCTGCGCTACGGCGAGTTCGCCGCGCTCGACGGTGTCGATCTCGACGTCCTCCCGGGACGGGTCAGCGCGGTCGTGGGTCCCAACGGCGCCGGGAAGAGCACCCTCTTCCACTGTCTCGCCGGAACGCTGCGGCCGGACACCGGGCAGGTGCGCCTCGGCGGGCGCGACATCACCCGGCTGCCCGCACACGCCCGTACCCGGCTCGGCATCGCACGGACGTTCCAACAGCTGGCGGTCTTCCCGTCGTTGAGCGTGGCGGACAACGTACGCGTGGGCGCCGAGCAGGGACGGATCGCCGATCCCGGGGCCGTGGAGCGGGCGCTGCGGCTGTTCGGGCTGGACGGGGCGGTACGGACCGCACCGGCGGCCGGGCTGCCGACCGGGACGCTGCGGCGGGTGGAACTGGCGCGGGCGCTCGCCGGCAGCCCCCGCGTGCTGCTGCTCGACGAGCCCGCCGCCGGCCTCGACTCGGCCGAGGTGACCGCCCTCGCCCGCGTGTTGCGTGCCCTCGCCGACGACGGCACGGCCCTGCTCGTCGTCGAGCACGACCTCGACCTCGTCGCGGAACTCGCGGACGTCGTCCACGTCATGGCGGCGGGCCGGATCGTCACCTCCGGCCCCGCCGACCGCGTCCTCGACCCGCCGGTCCCCCTCGCCCCGGAGGCCGGCCGATGACGCTCATCTCCCTGCGCCGCGCCCGCGTCCGCTACGGGCCCCTGGAGGCCCTGCACGGCCTCACCCTGGCCGTCCCCGGCCCCGGCCTCACCGTGCTGCTGGGCCGCAACGGTTCCGGTCGTACGACCGCGCTGCGGGCCCTCGTCGGCACGGTCCCGCTCTCCGGGGGTGCCGTGGTGTGGGACGGGGCCGACGTCACCGGGACGCCCGCGTACGAGCGCGCCCGGCGGGGCCTGGTCCTCGTACCGGAACGACGAGCCGTCTTCGGCACGCTCACCGTGCGCGAGAACCTCGAACTCGCCGCCCCCGACGCGCCCGGCCTCGCCCGCGCCCTGGGCGCCTACCCGGCGCTCGAACCCCTGCTCGCCCGCCGCGCGGGCACCCTCTCGGGCGGTGAGCAGCGGATGCTCGCCCTCACCCGGGCCCTGTCGGCACGGGCGCGGGTCGTGCTCGTCGACGAACCCGCCCAGGGCATGTCACCCGCGGTCGCGGCCCGCACGTACGAGCTGCTGGCCGGCCTCGACGCCTGCGTGGTCGTCGCCGAGCAGCGCCTGCCGCCGGCGTTGCGCGAGGTGCCGGGCGTCCTGGCGTACGAACTCCGGCGCGGGGCACTGGCGTTCGCCGGGGAGGCGGCCGAACTCGCCCGACCGGCCGACGGACAGGGCTGAGCGGGTCAGGGTTCGGAAGGTCAGAGGTCGAGCCGCTGCCCCGGGACGATCAGATTCGGGTCGCCGCCGATCACGTCCCTGTTGGCGGCGTAGACCTGCCGCCAGGTGGTCCCGTGCCGGGCGGCGATGCCGCTGAGGGAGTCGCCCTGCCGGACGGTGTAGTCGCCGCGGGACGCGCTGCGGTCGGGGTGACCGGCGGAGCGCGACGGAGCCTTCGACGGCGCCTTCGAGGGGTTCGAGGGAGCCGACTTGGCGGACTTCCCGGCCCCGGTGGACGCGGCCGACCCGGCGGGGGCCGAGCCCGCGGCGGGTGCGGCGGG
This genomic stretch from Streptomyces deccanensis harbors:
- a CDS encoding ABC transporter permease subunit codes for the protein MASLTYDLTLAGLSVGSAAALTGIGLIVTYRATGVLNFAHGAIAVVCAYLLRQFTVEWGWPLWAGGVVTLLVVAPSIGLVLERFVFRPLAVLGGDPARTLVASIGVFVLLVGGTTLLWGQGARDDAPTLFSADPWGQLAVAVTVAAAVGAVTRRTRFGRELRAVVDDRSLAVLGGIDADRVAATGWAFGSFTAGLTGVLLAPYVRLDPYGMPLLVMEVVAVAVAARMRSLPVAVLVALGVAVAQSQLTRLHPSGWAEPLLQAVGANLFVVALLVAALVLPGVGDRDALPRPATARVRTPGGAWIVALLLFLIPLGFAGQDLHTAVQVPALGVILLSLVVVTGRGGQISLGQAAYAGLGALLTALLAAGRFPFLPGLPAPAALLVAVLLVAPLGLLTGWPAISRRGLALALATFAVGVGVSRFVFAQPYATSGLALSRPPGFEGDRAYYVLELGLLGLALLATHALRRGRTGRALAAVRDHESGASAAGVRVPALKLAAFVTGAALAALGGGMLAMGVRAFDPAAYDPVRSLLWFAAIVVLGADNSLGALAAAALLVGLDAGTEAGVATAVIGVLATLVGRFPDGPYEAVRRRLTRLRPGPDPGERRELTRTGARARERVRAGARAGVGRRGPVSRTAERAETDARTSTVSGAVADASTDTSSTTGTGSTGTDVSTDANVDISTSRPPEGRAGPAQAARTPIGPAPPPSPPPSLRARGLRLRYGEFAALDGVDLDVLPGRVSAVVGPNGAGKSTLFHCLAGTLRPDTGQVRLGGRDITRLPAHARTRLGIARTFQQLAVFPSLSVADNVRVGAEQGRIADPGAVERALRLFGLDGAVRTAPAAGLPTGTLRRVELARALAGSPRVLLLDEPAAGLDSAEVTALARVLRALADDGTALLVVEHDLDLVAELADVVHVMAAGRIVTSGPADRVLDPPVPLAPEAGR
- a CDS encoding ABC transporter ATP-binding protein yields the protein MTLISLRRARVRYGPLEALHGLTLAVPGPGLTVLLGRNGSGRTTALRALVGTVPLSGGAVVWDGADVTGTPAYERARRGLVLVPERRAVFGTLTVRENLELAAPDAPGLARALGAYPALEPLLARRAGTLSGGEQRMLALTRALSARARVVLVDEPAQGMSPAVAARTYELLAGLDACVVVAEQRLPPALREVPGVLAYELRRGALAFAGEAAELARPADGQG